From a region of the Janthinobacterium sp. 61 genome:
- a CDS encoding YqaJ viral recombinase family protein: MQRENTLTREIHNLLQGSDDWHAFRFNHHGASEAAAMLGLSKKVTRSELVRMKATGLAKEFSDWVQENILDYGHEVEALARPFAERIIGDDLYPATLSLGRESASCDGLNMAETIGFEHKQWNAELAASVRSDELPEEHQPQVQQQLMVTGAEKWLFMTSDGTENNMVWMWVYPDTAWFARIVGGWEQFDIDVANYTQMDIAEKPAAEPIAALPALVVQTEGKVVSSNLVAYKAAAEKFIAKINTKLETDEDFANAENTVKYCGEAEDKLELAKSAALAQTATIDEVMRTVDHIKAQFRAKRLELEKLVKTRKEQIKETILNEGRHAFTAHIAALETEITPLRLQQPQPDFAGAMKNKRTLGSLRDAVSTTLANAKIAANTQAADYRAKQAWCREHAATYGFLFMDMANIIGKPMEDFQLIITTRIADHKRAEEAKAEAERARIREEERVKAEKAAAETIRLAQVESDRLAAEAAQAERERTAADTQRQLAEQASQIAAERAAEPVTQVATPKSTAPITTRRTPAAAAPVPAPSRPAPSPDLLDAAADDLYPSDSDILDVLFEQFGLTAAEAIDRLAKFDFVAARAGLIAEAA; encoded by the coding sequence ATGCAACGCGAAAACACACTCACCCGCGAAATCCACAATCTGCTCCAAGGCAGCGACGACTGGCACGCGTTCCGCTTCAACCACCACGGCGCCAGCGAGGCAGCCGCGATGCTGGGTCTGTCGAAGAAGGTAACTCGCAGCGAACTGGTGCGCATGAAGGCGACAGGCCTGGCCAAGGAATTCAGCGATTGGGTACAGGAAAACATCCTGGATTATGGCCACGAGGTCGAAGCGCTGGCGCGCCCGTTCGCCGAGCGCATCATCGGCGACGACCTCTACCCCGCCACCCTGTCGCTGGGCCGCGAAAGCGCCTCGTGCGACGGCTTAAACATGGCCGAAACCATCGGCTTCGAGCACAAGCAATGGAATGCAGAGCTGGCGGCGTCGGTTCGCTCCGACGAGCTGCCGGAAGAGCACCAGCCGCAGGTCCAGCAGCAGCTGATGGTGACCGGCGCCGAGAAGTGGCTGTTCATGACGTCCGACGGCACTGAAAACAACATGGTCTGGATGTGGGTATATCCGGACACAGCCTGGTTCGCGCGCATTGTCGGCGGCTGGGAGCAGTTCGATATCGACGTCGCAAATTACACACAGATGGACATTGCCGAGAAGCCAGCAGCCGAGCCTATCGCCGCCCTACCCGCCCTGGTCGTCCAGACCGAAGGCAAGGTCGTCAGCAGCAATTTGGTAGCGTACAAGGCCGCCGCCGAGAAGTTCATTGCCAAAATCAACACCAAGCTGGAAACCGACGAAGACTTCGCCAATGCCGAAAACACCGTCAAGTATTGCGGCGAAGCGGAAGACAAGCTGGAACTGGCCAAGTCTGCTGCCCTGGCACAGACCGCTACCATTGACGAGGTGATGCGCACGGTCGACCACATTAAGGCGCAGTTCCGCGCTAAGCGCCTGGAACTGGAAAAGCTGGTGAAAACCCGCAAGGAACAGATCAAGGAAACCATCCTGAACGAAGGCCGGCACGCCTTTACCGCCCACATCGCCGCGCTCGAAACCGAAATCACGCCGCTGCGCCTGCAGCAGCCCCAGCCGGATTTTGCAGGCGCCATGAAAAACAAGCGCACCCTGGGCAGCCTGCGCGATGCCGTCAGCACCACGCTGGCCAATGCCAAGATCGCCGCCAACACACAAGCCGCCGACTACCGCGCCAAGCAGGCCTGGTGCCGCGAACACGCCGCTACCTACGGCTTCCTGTTCATGGACATGGCCAACATCATCGGCAAGCCAATGGAAGACTTCCAGCTCATCATCACCACCCGCATCGCGGACCACAAGCGCGCGGAGGAAGCAAAGGCCGAAGCCGAGCGGGCACGGATCCGGGAAGAGGAGCGCGTCAAGGCAGAAAAGGCAGCCGCCGAAACGATCCGCCTGGCACAGGTCGAATCTGACCGCCTCGCGGCAGAGGCGGCACAGGCCGAACGCGAGCGCACGGCCGCCGACACGCAACGCCAACTGGCAGAACAAGCCTCGCAGATCGCTGCGGAGCGTGCCGCCGAGCCGGTCACCCAAGTGGCGACGCCCAAATCTACCGCGCCTATCACCACGCGCCGCACGCCAGCAGCCGCTGCACCGGTCCCGGCGCCGAGCCGCCCAGCGCCATCGCCTGACCTCCTCGACGCCGCTGCCGATGACCTCTACCCATCCGACAGCGACATCCTCGATGTGCTGTTCGAACAGTTCGGCCTGACGGCGGCCGAGGCCATCGACCGCTTGGCC